The Quercus robur chromosome 7, dhQueRobu3.1, whole genome shotgun sequence genome has a segment encoding these proteins:
- the LOC126691852 gene encoding wall-associated receptor kinase-like 10, with protein MKMAVQFVMRITILVLLTYELAEAEAAAACYSSCGNLEIPYPFGIGPHCYMDKMFEVVCNGTGSSVKAFLTSIDKEVLQINISSGAYNSYPTVQVQMPIIYSNGCSSSGSGEALNISGSPFNFSFDYNTFISVGCDNFATITGLGPVVFGCKSHCNKGNIVEGTRCSGFNCCQSEYFPINQQEFHVEFRSISESKVRQEEECKYAFLMDQNWLKSNKPDPSSVQYWETVPVVLEWAISKRTKNSRDMFESHKNLSDVSCSFSDEDMDFDSFTCECAYGYQGNPYLPRGCKDINECESKNLDQCPYYLECENIEGSFNCNKRKSPDSPLRLAIIVICPSFGLLFLLLIIWWLYKVIKKRNKIKLKQKFFKRNGGLLLQQQLSSNENNVQKAKLFNSKELKNATNCFNENRILGKGGQGTVYKGMLIDARIVAIKKCNKVDEGNLEQFANEIIILSQINHRNVVKLLGCCLETEVPLLVYEFIPNGTLFQYLHEENEDFPLLTWDMRLRIATEIAGALSYLHSAASLPIYHRDIKSSNILLDEKYRAKVADFGTSRSVTIDQTHVTTLIYGTFGYLDPEYFQTSQFTEKSDVYSFGVVLIELLTGEKPVSLTRSQEGRNLSTYFVHSLKENRLFDILDTQVSKVCNKDEVIVIANLAKRCVHLNGKKRPTMMEIMMELEGVQKVSTAQLNFEELEYVRNEEMGLRNDVSVLASSCLESGSASSSDVLPLLSI; from the exons atgaaaatggcTGTGCAATTTGTAATGCGAATTACTATTTTAGTTCTGCTGACATATGAATTAGCAGAAGCAGAAGCAGCAGCAGCATGTTATAGTAGTTGTGGAAATCTTGAAATTCCATACCCGTTTGGAATCGGACCTCATTGCTACATGGACAAGATGTTCGAAGTTGTTTGCAATGGAACTGGCAGCTCTGTTAAAGCCTTCTTAACTAGTATTGACAAGGAGGTGCTGCAAATCAATATTAGTAGCGGTGCCTATAATTCTTATCCTACGGTTCAGGTCCAAATGCCAATCATATATTCGAACGGTTGTTCGAGCTCGGGAAGTGGTGAAGCTTTGAACATTTCAGGAAGTCCCTTTAACTTCTCCTTCGATTATAACACATTCATTTCTGTTGGCTGTGACAACTTTGCAACAATAACCGGACTTGGTCCTGTGGTTTTTGGGTGCAAATCGCATTGCAATAAAGGCAATATTGTCGAAGGAACTAGATGCTCCGGTTTCAACTGCTGCCAGTCAGAATATTTCCCTATAAACCAGCAAGAATTTCATGTAGAATTCAGAAGTATCAGTGAATCAAAAGTAAGACAGGAAGAAGAGTGCAAGTATGCTTTCCTAATGGACCAAAATTGGTTAAAGTCAAACAAACCAGATCCCTCTTCTGTGCAATACTGGGAAACCGTTCCCGTAGTGCTGGAATGGGCGATATCAAAGCGGACCAAAAACTCACGAGACATGTTTGAATCCCACAAGAACCTAAGCGATGTCAGTTGTTCTTTCTCAGACGAGGACATGGACTTCGACAGCTTTACTTGCGAATGTGCTTACGGATACCAAGGAAATCCTTATCTTCCCAGGGGATGTAAAG ATATAAATGAATGCGAATCAAAGAATTTGGACCAATGTCCCTACTATTTAGAGTGTGAGAATATAGAAGGCAGTTTCAATTGCAACAAGCGAAAGTCTCCAGACTCTCCACTGAGGTTAGCCATTATAG TTATTTGTCCGAGCTTTGGGCTATTGTTTTTACTCCTTATTATTTGGTGGTTATACAAAGtgataaagaaaagaaacaaaatcaagCTCAAGcaaaaattcttcaaaaggAATGGTGGTTTGTTATTACAACAACAATTATCTTCAAATGAAAACAACGTTCAGAAGGCAAAATTATTCAATTCAAAAGAGTTGAAAAATGCAACTAattgttttaatgaaaatagAATACTTGGTAAGGGTGGACAAGGTACAGTTTATAAAGGAATGTTAATTGATGCAAGAATTGTGGCAATTAAGAAGTGCAACAAAGTGGATGAGGGAAATCTTGAACAATTCGCTAATGAGATTATCATTCTTTCACAAATCAATCATAGAAATGTGGTTAAACTACTCGGATGTTGTCTAGAGACAGAAGTTCCTTTGTTAGTTTATGAATTCATTCCTAACGGCACACTTTTTCAGTATCTccatgaagaaaatgaagattttCCATTGCTAACATGGGATATGCGCTTAAGAATTGCCACAGAAATCGCGGGAGCTCTATCATACTTACACTCAGCAGCTTCACTACCCATTTACCATCGAGACATAAAATCTTCAAACATACTCCTTGATGAGAAATATAGAGCAAAAGTAGCAGACTTTGGCACTTCAAGATCAGTGACCATTGACCAAACTCATGTAACCACTCTAATATATGGCACTTTTGGGTATTTGGATCCAGAATATTTTCAAACGAGCCAATTTACAGAAAAGagtgatgtttatagttttggagTGGTCCTTATTGAGCTTTTAACAGGAGAAAAACCAGTTTCTTTGACAAGATCACAAGAAGGTCGAAATCTATCTACATATTTTGTTCATTCATTAAAAGAGAACCGCCTCTTTGATATACTCGATACTCAAGTAAGTAAGGTTTGTAATAAAGATGAAGTCATAGTAATTGCTAACCTTGCAAAAAGATGTGTGCACTTGAATGGAAAGAAACGACCTACAATGATGGAGATCATGATGGAATTAGAGGGAGTTCAAAAAGTTTCTACTGCCCAACTAAATtttgaagaacttgaatatGTTAGAAATGAAGAAATGGGGCTGCGGAATGACGTTTCAGTTTTAGCAAGTTCATGCTTAGAATCAGGTTCAGCTTCATCATCAGACGTCTTGCCACTTTTATCCATCTAA